In the Halodesulfovibrio sp. genome, one interval contains:
- the pta gene encoding phosphate acetyltransferase — MSQNLYITATEARTGKSAVVLGMMQLLTKDISNVAFFRPIINDDENGKKDHDINLILEYFGMDIPYEDTYAYTLNQARELINNGQRSILLENILNKYKQLADKYDFVLCEGTDFLGKDAAFEFDLNADIAANLGSPVLVVINGQKQDCEEIISSTKLTLDSLEDKGLDIVASVINRAEVTSSQCADIISQIGTKDDADKELAVYIIPEEPTLSKPTMKDVAQWLGGEVVYGEDRLDTRVDDLCVAAMQIGNFLDYVKEASLVITPGDRSDIIISTLASRMSSTYPDVSGIVLTGGLEMAKNVSRLVEGWSAAPIPVISVKQHTYLAIQVLNQMYGRIDPKDSRRVATALGIFEDNVDTAEVSRRVISRKSDKITPKMFEFNLIEKAKSHKMRIVLPEGQEERILRAAEMLNRRGVAEIILLGNVEIVKQKISELGLQLSDITIIQPELAPNFDDYVETYFEARKKKGISMEHARDTMCDTTYYGTMMVKKGDADGMVSGAVNTTAHTIRPAFEFIKTKPEASIVSSVFLMCLKDRVLVFGDCAVNPNPTSEQLAEIAIGSADTARIFNVDPRIAMLSYSTGSSGKGADVEKVIEATKIAQERAPQLKLEGPLQYDAAIDADVAATKLPDSEVAGQATVFIFPDLNTGNNTYKAVQRAANAVAIGPVLQGLNKPVNDLSRGCTVPDIVNTVAITAIQAQAEKGLI, encoded by the coding sequence GTGTCCCAAAACCTTTATATTACAGCTACCGAAGCAAGAACAGGTAAATCTGCCGTTGTGCTCGGCATGATGCAGTTGCTGACTAAAGACATCAGCAACGTTGCGTTCTTCCGCCCTATCATCAATGATGATGAAAACGGCAAAAAAGACCACGACATCAACCTCATTCTTGAATACTTCGGCATGGATATCCCTTACGAGGATACCTATGCTTACACACTCAATCAGGCTCGTGAGCTTATCAACAACGGTCAGCGCTCCATCCTGCTTGAGAATATTCTCAACAAGTACAAACAGCTTGCTGACAAATACGACTTTGTTCTTTGTGAAGGAACTGACTTCCTCGGTAAAGATGCAGCTTTCGAATTCGACCTCAACGCAGATATTGCAGCTAACTTAGGCTCCCCTGTTCTTGTTGTTATCAACGGTCAGAAACAGGACTGCGAAGAAATTATCAGCTCCACCAAGCTCACACTCGATTCTCTCGAAGACAAAGGTCTCGATATCGTTGCTTCCGTCATTAACCGTGCAGAAGTAACCTCTTCACAGTGCGCAGACATCATTTCTCAGATCGGCACCAAAGACGATGCTGACAAAGAGCTTGCAGTCTACATTATTCCTGAAGAACCAACCCTGAGCAAACCGACTATGAAAGACGTGGCTCAGTGGCTTGGCGGTGAAGTTGTTTACGGTGAAGACCGCTTGGACACCCGCGTAGACGACCTGTGCGTTGCAGCAATGCAGATTGGCAACTTCCTTGATTACGTGAAAGAAGCCAGTCTTGTTATCACCCCTGGTGACCGCTCAGACATCATTATTTCCACTCTCGCTTCCCGCATGTCTTCCACCTACCCGGATGTATCCGGTATTGTGCTTACTGGTGGTCTTGAGATGGCAAAGAATGTCAGCCGCCTTGTTGAAGGCTGGTCTGCGGCTCCAATTCCTGTAATCAGCGTAAAACAGCACACCTACCTCGCTATTCAGGTTCTCAACCAGATGTACGGTCGCATTGATCCTAAAGACAGCCGCCGCGTTGCAACTGCTCTGGGTATCTTTGAAGACAACGTAGATACTGCGGAAGTTTCACGCCGCGTTATCTCCCGTAAATCTGACAAAATTACTCCAAAGATGTTTGAGTTCAACCTCATTGAGAAAGCTAAATCACATAAAATGCGCATTGTACTTCCTGAAGGTCAGGAAGAGCGTATCTTACGTGCAGCTGAAATGCTCAACCGTCGCGGTGTTGCAGAAATCATTCTGCTCGGTAACGTTGAAATCGTTAAACAGAAAATTTCTGAATTAGGTCTCCAGCTTTCTGATATCACTATCATTCAGCCAGAACTTGCACCTAACTTTGACGACTACGTAGAAACCTACTTTGAAGCACGTAAAAAGAAAGGTATCAGCATGGAGCACGCCCGTGACACCATGTGCGATACCACTTACTACGGCACTATGATGGTTAAAAAAGGCGATGCAGACGGCATGGTATCCGGTGCAGTTAACACCACTGCACACACAATCCGTCCAGCATTCGAATTTATTAAAACCAAACCGGAAGCTTCTATTGTTTCTTCCGTATTCCTCATGTGCCTCAAAGATCGTGTTCTTGTTTTCGGTGACTGCGCAGTTAACCCGAACCCTACTTCCGAACAGCTTGCTGAAATTGCTATCGGCTCTGCGGACACTGCACGCATTTTCAATGTTGACCCACGCATTGCAATGCTCTCTTACTCCACCGGTTCTTCCGGCAAAGGTGCAGATGTAGAAAAAGTTATTGAAGCTACTAAAATTGCTCAGGAACGTGCTCCACAGCTCAAACTGGAAGGCCCACTCCAGTACGATGCTGCTATCGATGCAGACGTTGCAGCGACTAAGCTTCCTGACTCCGAAGTTGCAGGTCAGGCCACTGTATTCATCTTCCCAGACCTCAACACCGGTAACAACACATACAAAGCTGTTCAGCGCGCTGCAAATGCAGTAGCTATCGGTCCAGTCTTGCAAGGACTCAATAAGCCTGTTAACGACTTGTCCCGCGGTTGTACCGTACCAGACATTGTGAACACTGTTGCTATTACAGCAATTCAGGCACAAGCTGAGAAAGGGCTTATTTAG
- a CDS encoding acetate kinase, whose translation MNVLVINSGSSSLKFQLIDMENETALCSGLVERIGQDMGKLVNKIAPDTDDERKVVIDEAFPNHEVAMKRVVELLTDEKDGVIKDKSEIGAIGHRVLLGGEEIKESVKVDDNVKEIIRKYIPLGPLHNPANLDGIEVCETLFPGTPNVGVFDTEFHQTMPEKAFLYPLPYDLYEDLRIRRYGFHGTSHRFVAKQAAKFMGKAPEDLNLVICHLGNGCSMSAVKAGKCVDTTMGITPLEGLMMGTRCGDIDPALVPFIMDRKGLTGAEVDTLMNKQSGLFGICGMSDMRDIHAAVEKGDEKAKTALDMFVYRIKKYIGSFIAALGNVDAIVFTAGIGENDDIVREMVCADMDLFGIKIDVEENATRRGTERSINGGGKTEVLIIPTNEELEIAQATVKVLA comes from the coding sequence ATGAACGTACTCGTAATTAACTCCGGCTCTTCTTCTTTGAAATTTCAACTGATTGACATGGAAAACGAAACCGCTCTTTGTTCCGGTCTCGTAGAACGTATCGGTCAGGACATGGGCAAACTTGTTAACAAGATTGCTCCTGACACCGACGACGAACGTAAAGTTGTCATCGACGAAGCGTTTCCTAACCACGAAGTGGCTATGAAACGTGTTGTTGAACTGCTCACAGACGAAAAAGACGGCGTAATTAAAGATAAATCTGAAATTGGCGCAATCGGTCACCGTGTACTCCTCGGTGGCGAAGAAATTAAAGAATCCGTAAAAGTGGATGACAACGTAAAAGAGATTATCCGCAAATACATCCCACTCGGTCCTTTGCATAACCCTGCAAACCTTGATGGTATTGAAGTTTGTGAAACTCTCTTCCCTGGCACTCCAAACGTTGGTGTATTCGATACTGAATTCCACCAGACAATGCCTGAGAAAGCGTTCCTTTACCCGCTTCCTTACGATCTTTACGAAGATCTTAGAATCCGTCGTTACGGCTTCCACGGCACTTCCCACCGTTTTGTTGCAAAACAGGCAGCAAAATTCATGGGTAAAGCACCAGAAGACCTTAACCTCGTGATTTGTCACCTTGGTAACGGTTGTTCCATGTCTGCTGTTAAAGCAGGTAAATGCGTAGACACCACCATGGGTATTACTCCTCTTGAAGGTCTCATGATGGGTACCCGTTGTGGCGACATCGACCCTGCTCTCGTTCCTTTCATCATGGATCGTAAAGGTCTTACCGGTGCAGAAGTTGATACCCTCATGAACAAGCAGTCCGGTCTCTTCGGTATCTGCGGCATGAGCGATATGCGCGACATCCACGCAGCAGTAGAAAAAGGCGACGAAAAAGCAAAAACCGCTCTCGACATGTTCGTTTACCGCATCAAAAAATACATCGGCTCCTTCATTGCTGCACTCGGCAACGTTGACGCTATTGTATTTACTGCTGGTATCGGTGAAAACGATGACATCGTTCGCGAAATGGTTTGTGCTGACATGGATCTCTTCGGCATCAAAATTGATGTTGAAGAAAATGCAACCCGTCGTGGCACAGAACGTTCCATCAACGGTGGTGGCAAAACTGAAGTTCTTATTATCCCAACCAACGAAGAACTCGAAATCGCTCAGGCTACAGTTAAAGTACTCGCCTAG
- a CDS encoding DRTGG domain-containing protein — translation MIGLYIGSTDAFAGKNIVLMALGLEMQRRGMRVGYMKPVGSLPKRVDDVIGDEDAIVIQELLGLEISPDILTPVIIPDNLRVTTLSDETDALAAIQSAYNTISKDKDVMLVGGCGSIQYTGTHRGVDGLTLSRKLGLKTLLVDRYRRNRLNYDAILNIKKTLGDDMLGILFNDVPEDFSRDAEDILIPFLEKNDVDVFGMVPRDPMLNAIKASELSWRLKGKIISGNSQSQRIIQNFLIGTMQVENFMTYFRQSSNLATIVGGDRTDLQLIAMEGGCPCLIVTGNITPNEIVRARSEQLGVPVIQVPDDTYSVARSMELILNSQKLRELVKIKRGAELVDNSFDYNKLCKKLARQSE, via the coding sequence ATGATTGGACTTTATATTGGATCTACAGACGCATTTGCGGGAAAAAATATTGTATTGATGGCTTTAGGGCTGGAGATGCAACGGCGCGGGATGCGTGTAGGCTATATGAAGCCTGTCGGGTCACTTCCTAAACGGGTTGATGATGTCATCGGGGATGAGGACGCCATCGTCATTCAGGAGCTTCTCGGTCTTGAGATTTCTCCGGATATACTTACACCGGTAATTATTCCAGATAACCTGAGAGTCACTACCCTCTCTGATGAAACAGACGCTTTGGCTGCCATCCAAAGTGCCTACAACACCATTTCCAAAGACAAAGATGTTATGCTCGTCGGCGGTTGTGGTTCCATCCAATATACCGGTACCCACAGGGGTGTGGATGGTCTCACCTTGTCGCGAAAACTTGGATTGAAAACGTTACTCGTAGATCGTTACCGCAGAAACAGGCTCAACTATGATGCCATTCTTAACATTAAGAAAACACTCGGCGACGATATGCTCGGAATACTGTTTAACGATGTACCGGAAGATTTTTCACGCGATGCAGAAGACATTCTGATTCCGTTTTTAGAAAAAAACGACGTGGATGTATTCGGCATGGTTCCTAGAGACCCGATGCTTAACGCCATTAAAGCATCCGAACTCTCATGGCGCCTCAAAGGAAAAATCATCTCAGGTAACTCACAATCCCAACGTATTATTCAGAACTTCTTGATTGGTACTATGCAGGTGGAAAACTTTATGACGTATTTCCGCCAGTCATCCAATCTTGCCACCATTGTTGGTGGAGACAGAACAGATTTGCAGCTTATCGCTATGGAAGGCGGATGTCCTTGTCTTATTGTGACAGGAAACATCACCCCTAACGAAATTGTACGTGCCCGTTCCGAACAGCTTGGCGTTCCTGTTATTCAGGTTCCAGATGATACCTACTCCGTTGCTCGAAGCATGGAGCTTATTCTGAACAGTCAAAAACTTCGTGAACTGGTCAAAATCAAACGCGGCGCTGAACTTGTTGACAACTCGTTTGATTACAATAAGCTATGTAAAAAACTGGCTCGTCAATCTGAATAG
- a CDS encoding lactate utilization protein — protein MSDLKQLFREKAELVAAKVTSIKSMDEAYAYAAKYVAEKNPCELLIPSSPNAPQPEFAAEKIMAAPELSDEQYAALEKECEANNVKLIKSGMRDYMAGIDAGFTIANAGFVETGSIVQQSNGEELRLATMVSEAHIAVLSASTIYEDSIAAEKLLLELMSGVAYTAVITGPSRTADIERTLAIGAHGPLELHILLLED, from the coding sequence ATGAGCGACCTCAAACAGCTTTTTCGCGAAAAAGCAGAATTGGTAGCTGCTAAAGTTACCAGCATTAAATCCATGGACGAAGCATACGCATACGCTGCAAAGTATGTTGCTGAAAAAAATCCATGCGAACTTCTCATTCCTTCCAGCCCTAATGCTCCACAGCCAGAGTTTGCTGCTGAAAAAATTATGGCTGCTCCAGAACTTTCCGATGAACAATACGCTGCACTTGAAAAAGAGTGTGAAGCAAATAACGTAAAGCTCATTAAATCCGGCATGCGTGACTACATGGCTGGTATTGATGCAGGCTTTACCATTGCAAACGCTGGTTTTGTTGAAACTGGTTCTATTGTTCAACAGTCCAACGGAGAAGAACTGCGCCTCGCAACTATGGTTTCAGAAGCACACATTGCAGTGCTCTCTGCTTCCACAATTTATGAGGACTCCATCGCAGCAGAAAAACTTCTGCTCGAGTTGATGAGCGGCGTTGCATACACCGCTGTAATCACCGGCCCAAGCCGTACTGCTGACATCGAACGCACACTTGCTATCGGTGCACACGGCCCACTCGAACTCCACATTCTTCTCCTGGAGGACTAA
- the ldhH gene encoding L-lactate dehydrogenase (quinone) large subunit LdhH, with protein MHKAENLKEYREDMQEALDNEFLRKAMDAFAVGYRENRAKAFADINEKELIKKIADCKDYAVKNNAALLKQFTEEAEKRGVHVHLAKDAEEANYLIAKIAKENNVKKIIKSKSMTSEETLLNHYLEDERFEVVETDLGEWIIQMRHEGPSHMVMPAIHLSRYQVQDLFSKRTGQELESDPVKLTKVARRELRRDFADADMGISGANFCVAENGHIGIATNEGNARLTTTAPRVHVAIAGIDKLVPKLTDALTALKALPRNATGQALTSYVTWIGGATECALNEDQKKEMHIVFLDNGRSKIAEDEMFSQIFRCVRCGACANVCPVYRLVGGHQMGHIYIGAIGLILTYFFHGEDKAKNLVHNCINCGACKNICAGGIDLPGLIKELRARINEDNGMPVETNLLGKVLKNRKLFHSLLRFGKWAQTPVKQGPYLRHLPLMFMKDQGFRSFPTIADKPFRDRFKEIKPMVHNPVHRVALFSGCVQDFVYPEQMEAAVKVMARHNVAIDFPMDQSCCGLPVQMMGEKQATIDVAKQNVDAFEGTNCDYIVTLCASCASHLKESYAELLAGDRKYKEKVKRFSAKIIDFSSYVHDVLGVSADDFNKSNEKVAYHASCHLCRELKVVEQPRNLIEMAGDYAPSAEEDVCCGFGGTFTVKFPELSSTLLDKKLTNIEATGAKRLVADCPGCLLHLRGGSNVRKNDMKVTHIAELLAENLK; from the coding sequence ATGCATAAAGCTGAAAATCTCAAAGAATACCGCGAAGACATGCAGGAAGCTCTTGATAACGAGTTTCTGCGCAAAGCTATGGATGCATTTGCTGTTGGCTACCGTGAAAACCGTGCAAAAGCATTCGCAGATATCAACGAAAAAGAACTCATTAAGAAAATTGCAGACTGTAAAGACTACGCTGTAAAAAACAATGCAGCACTTTTAAAGCAGTTTACTGAAGAAGCTGAAAAACGCGGTGTTCATGTTCACCTTGCAAAAGATGCGGAAGAGGCTAACTACCTCATCGCTAAAATTGCTAAAGAGAACAACGTTAAAAAAATCATCAAATCCAAGTCTATGACTTCTGAGGAAACTCTCCTCAACCACTACCTCGAAGACGAACGATTTGAAGTTGTTGAAACTGACCTCGGCGAATGGATTATTCAGATGCGCCATGAGGGACCTTCCCACATGGTTATGCCTGCAATTCACCTTTCCCGTTATCAGGTACAGGATCTTTTCTCCAAAAGAACCGGTCAGGAACTTGAGTCCGACCCTGTTAAACTGACCAAAGTTGCTCGCCGCGAACTGCGCCGTGACTTTGCAGATGCAGACATGGGTATCTCCGGTGCAAACTTCTGTGTGGCAGAAAACGGTCACATCGGCATCGCTACTAACGAAGGTAACGCACGCCTTACTACAACAGCTCCTCGTGTACACGTTGCGATTGCTGGTATCGATAAGCTTGTTCCTAAGCTTACAGATGCTCTTACAGCACTTAAAGCACTTCCTCGTAACGCAACCGGTCAGGCTCTGACATCCTACGTTACATGGATTGGCGGTGCTACAGAGTGTGCACTGAATGAAGACCAGAAAAAAGAAATGCACATTGTATTCCTTGATAACGGTCGTTCTAAAATTGCAGAAGACGAAATGTTCTCTCAGATTTTCCGCTGTGTACGCTGTGGTGCCTGTGCGAACGTATGTCCTGTTTACCGTCTTGTTGGCGGTCACCAGATGGGTCACATTTACATTGGTGCAATCGGTCTTATCCTCACCTACTTCTTCCATGGTGAAGACAAAGCTAAAAACCTTGTGCACAACTGCATTAACTGTGGTGCATGTAAAAACATCTGTGCTGGCGGCATTGACCTTCCAGGTCTTATTAAAGAGCTGCGCGCACGTATTAACGAAGATAACGGCATGCCGGTTGAAACCAACCTCCTTGGTAAGGTTCTTAAAAACCGCAAGCTCTTCCACTCTCTCCTGCGCTTCGGTAAATGGGCACAGACTCCTGTAAAACAGGGACCATACCTGCGTCACTTACCGCTCATGTTCATGAAAGATCAGGGCTTCCGTTCCTTCCCGACTATTGCAGACAAGCCGTTCCGTGATCGCTTTAAAGAGATCAAGCCAATGGTACACAACCCAGTGCACCGTGTTGCTCTCTTCTCCGGTTGTGTTCAAGACTTTGTATACCCAGAGCAGATGGAAGCTGCTGTAAAAGTTATGGCACGCCATAACGTTGCTATCGACTTCCCAATGGATCAGAGCTGCTGTGGTCTTCCTGTACAGATGATGGGCGAAAAACAGGCGACCATCGACGTTGCAAAACAAAACGTTGATGCGTTCGAAGGCACTAACTGCGACTACATCGTAACACTTTGTGCTTCCTGTGCTTCCCACTTGAAAGAATCCTATGCAGAGCTGCTTGCTGGTGATCGCAAATACAAAGAGAAAGTAAAACGCTTCTCTGCTAAGATCATCGACTTCTCTTCATATGTTCATGACGTACTTGGTGTATCAGCTGACGATTTCAATAAGTCTAATGAAAAAGTTGCGTACCACGCATCTTGTCACCTCTGCCGTGAACTCAAAGTTGTTGAGCAGCCTCGTAACCTTATCGAAATGGCAGGCGACTACGCTCCTTCCGCAGAAGAAGACGTATGTTGCGGCTTCGGTGGTACATTCACAGTTAAGTTCCCAGAACTGTCCTCAACACTGCTGGATAAAAAACTTACCAATATCGAAGCAACCGGTGCTAAACGCCTTGTAGCAGACTGCCCGGGCTGTCTCCTGCACCTGCGCGGTGGTTCTAATGTTCGTAAAAACGACATGAAAGTAACTCACATCGCAGAACTTCTCGCAGAAAACCTCAAGTAA
- a CDS encoding methyl-accepting chemotaxis protein, with product MFRRLTIRVRVFLLLSVVLLFIAGILLINVRFAIQSNEATIHHLQSVMLEDEKQTLQVATHSLALTLSAELSTIDSKEEQHRVIQNALEKIRFKEDQSGYFFVFDDTTNVALPTKKTAVGKDMGQSQDTNGIYYVRELKKAASAGGGFVEYVFNKPGQGDQPKLAYAESIPQTSYWIGTGSYIDNIEKQGQIVREEDEQILWENMMLQLSIIATVLLFVFAPFCLFLVRSIVTPVSEANSVARQIAAGNLDVVVEATGNDEISALQASLGVMAETLRNNIEDMAAKEQEAQHQASLAREAAARAEEAMQQAAVATSQGINTAAERLTGLVGSINANSTDLAATSRQLEHGAEIQLNRISETATAMEEMNATVLEVARNAGDAAERTEQSRQQAAEGQAVVNDTIQSIDTLREMTETLRENMNQLGSESDAIGEVMTIINDIADQTNLLALNAAIEAARAGEAGRGFAVVADEVRKLAEKTMGATSEVGNSISTIQQLAQKNIKGMEESTAAMQSTAERSKTSGDMLQSIVEMANAAAAQVQSIAAAAEEQSAASEEITRSIEEINGIANESRSMAGNAEQSVSALHTEARNLQEIIHELKEEASS from the coding sequence ATGTTTAGAAGATTAACAATTCGTGTGCGTGTATTTTTACTTTTATCAGTAGTTTTACTTTTCATTGCAGGCATTCTTTTAATTAATGTACGTTTTGCAATACAATCAAATGAAGCAACAATTCACCATTTACAATCCGTCATGCTTGAAGATGAGAAGCAGACACTGCAAGTTGCAACACATTCGTTAGCACTCACTCTCAGTGCTGAACTTTCCACTATTGACAGCAAAGAAGAGCAACATCGCGTCATCCAGAATGCTCTTGAAAAAATTCGTTTTAAGGAAGATCAGTCAGGGTACTTTTTTGTTTTTGACGATACTACCAACGTAGCGCTTCCCACTAAAAAAACTGCTGTTGGCAAAGACATGGGGCAGTCACAGGACACCAACGGAATATACTACGTCCGTGAGCTCAAAAAAGCTGCATCGGCGGGTGGCGGATTTGTAGAATATGTATTCAACAAACCGGGGCAAGGTGACCAGCCAAAACTTGCTTACGCTGAAAGCATTCCACAAACCTCCTACTGGATTGGAACAGGAAGCTATATCGACAACATAGAGAAACAAGGACAAATCGTTCGAGAAGAAGATGAGCAAATATTGTGGGAAAATATGATGTTGCAACTCTCTATCATCGCGACGGTACTTCTGTTTGTCTTTGCCCCATTTTGTCTTTTTCTTGTGCGTTCCATCGTTACTCCTGTATCAGAAGCAAATTCAGTCGCGCGTCAAATCGCAGCAGGAAACCTTGATGTAGTTGTTGAAGCAACCGGAAATGATGAAATTTCCGCCCTGCAAGCATCACTCGGCGTTATGGCAGAAACACTCCGAAACAATATTGAAGACATGGCTGCAAAAGAACAAGAAGCACAACATCAGGCTTCATTGGCGAGGGAAGCAGCCGCACGAGCAGAAGAGGCTATGCAGCAGGCTGCCGTTGCAACCAGTCAAGGTATCAATACTGCGGCAGAGCGTCTTACAGGGCTTGTAGGAAGCATTAACGCCAACTCCACAGACCTTGCTGCAACCAGCAGACAACTTGAGCACGGGGCGGAAATCCAGCTGAACCGGATCAGCGAAACAGCTACCGCTATGGAAGAAATGAACGCCACAGTCCTTGAAGTTGCACGCAATGCTGGAGACGCAGCTGAGCGTACAGAACAATCCCGTCAACAGGCGGCAGAGGGACAAGCTGTCGTAAACGACACGATTCAGTCTATCGACACACTGCGAGAAATGACAGAGACACTTCGAGAAAACATGAACCAACTTGGCAGCGAGTCTGATGCTATCGGGGAAGTCATGACCATAATTAACGACATCGCCGATCAGACCAACCTGCTTGCGCTTAACGCAGCCATTGAAGCTGCAAGAGCTGGCGAGGCAGGCAGAGGCTTTGCGGTTGTAGCTGACGAAGTGCGTAAGCTTGCAGAAAAAACTATGGGTGCCACCAGTGAAGTTGGCAACAGCATCAGCACAATCCAACAGCTTGCACAAAAGAATATAAAAGGAATGGAAGAATCTACAGCAGCCATGCAATCAACAGCTGAACGCTCGAAGACCTCAGGTGATATGCTTCAGTCAATTGTAGAAATGGCGAACGCAGCCGCAGCACAGGTGCAGTCCATTGCCGCAGCAGCCGAAGAACAGTCAGCGGCATCTGAGGAGATCACAAGGTCTATTGAAGAAATTAATGGCATAGCCAATGAATCACGCTCAATGGCAGGCAATGCAGAACAAAGTGTATCTGCCTTGCACACTGAGGCTAGAAACCTTCAAGAGATTATCCACGAATTGAAAGAGGAAGCCTCTAGCTAA
- a CDS encoding DNA polymerase III subunit delta', producing MGTSKDQSTQSALEPHDIIAPSLDARHARVRGFIEQLAEDPPQVVLFEGGTAEEREAVALYWAARINCLNSPAPCMDCSACRQMITKASRDLFFFDGRAGSIGYDGEPNATGTIKIEWIRELRTILGEPPRSERKRVVVLFEAQSLSIASANALLKSLEEPRPNTSFLLLAPQRERLLPTLVSRSWVVTLAWPVGDSSARSEEVREWADVLATFMVEGTGLLAKTGTRGALDATLAMQLLVHCQHELASAITGRKGGELARLFAQLDMGRQRKLDEVLSECQDSLNALVSPPLVVDWLGTKMYLLAKFAAKSSGRTIR from the coding sequence TTGGGTACGTCAAAAGACCAATCCACCCAGTCCGCTCTGGAGCCTCATGATATTATAGCCCCGTCTCTGGATGCTCGTCATGCCAGAGTGCGGGGCTTTATTGAGCAGCTCGCAGAAGACCCGCCACAAGTTGTTTTGTTCGAAGGTGGAACCGCCGAAGAACGCGAAGCCGTGGCGCTCTATTGGGCTGCGCGTATTAATTGTCTGAATTCTCCTGCACCGTGCATGGATTGTAGTGCATGCAGACAGATGATTACCAAAGCATCACGCGATTTGTTTTTTTTCGATGGGCGTGCCGGTTCCATCGGTTATGATGGTGAACCGAATGCTACCGGAACTATTAAAATAGAATGGATACGGGAATTACGCACTATTCTTGGTGAGCCGCCACGTTCAGAAAGAAAACGTGTGGTTGTTTTGTTCGAAGCACAATCCTTGAGCATTGCATCCGCAAATGCCTTACTTAAATCCCTCGAAGAACCACGTCCAAACACCAGTTTTCTTCTTCTCGCACCGCAGCGCGAACGATTGCTGCCTACTTTGGTATCACGGAGTTGGGTAGTGACTCTTGCATGGCCTGTGGGTGACTCTTCAGCTCGTTCAGAAGAAGTGCGCGAATGGGCAGATGTACTCGCAACATTCATGGTGGAAGGTACAGGGCTGCTAGCTAAAACAGGAACTCGCGGTGCGCTGGATGCAACTCTTGCCATGCAACTCTTGGTGCATTGTCAGCATGAGCTTGCAAGTGCCATAACTGGTAGAAAAGGTGGCGAGCTTGCACGTCTGTTTGCACAGCTTGATATGGGACGTCAGCGCAAGTTGGATGAAGTACTGAGTGAATGTCAGGATTCTCTTAATGCACTCGTATCCCCGCCACTTGTAGTAGATTGGCTTGGCACTAAGATGTACCTTCTTGCAAAGTTTGCTGCTAAAAGTAGCGGGCGCACTATTCGTTAG